The Bombus pyrosoma isolate SC7728 linkage group LG3, ASM1482585v1, whole genome shotgun sequence genome has a segment encoding these proteins:
- the LOC122565995 gene encoding MDS1 and EVI1 complex locus protein EVI1-A-like translates to MSGYLGNIPLPPTLLHDPKYPPAMREKDSSPRKMPGHISPKQASIYPLSVRVPDVEELPYDLSHGHGRGLSSPTNQQQHRQQPHMSPAARPPQSHHQEDLDCEPLDLRVDHKKERLTDENQNEIEVLNQNSLGGSLPYHTVLFPQHHAVHPLVLEAMYRSHHHSSSVPDLPKIQVRALPTMVPLPPNRFSSTTSSTSSSSSQAAARVPSPSGGQQHQPQQQSHSSQQPQQQQQQQQQASNLPPYSISVQAGLKPKDRYSCKFCGKVFPRSANLTRHLRTHTGEQPYKCKYCERSFSISSNLQRHVRNIHNKEKPFKCPLCERCFGQQTNLDRHLKKHDADGPTILDEVRSRYHGQLPRADESYFEEIRSFMGKITSQRQGIPYFPGLLGHGGDDFRNDKQQLQLEEKRGDSSYFSDRDNLSSRSSSTASRPESVQEDQREVNSPPLSPGNNT, encoded by the coding sequence ATGAGCGGATATCTCGGTAACATTCCCCTGCCCCCAACGTTGTTGCACGACCCGAAGTACCCTCCAGCCATGCGGGAGAAAGACTCGAGTCCAAGAAAAATGCCGGGCCACATCAGCCCGAAGCAAGCCAGCATCTATCCGTTGAGCGTTCGCGTGCCGGACGTTGAAGAATTGCCATACGATTTGAGCCACGGCCACGGTCGTGGCCTGTCGAGTCCCACGAATCAACAGCAACACCGGCAACAGCCCCATATGAGTCCGGCGGCTAGACCGCCTCAATCTCATCATCAGGAGGATCTCGACTGCGAACCGTTGGATCTTCGCGTCGATCACAAGAAGGAAAGACTCACGGACGAGAATCAGAACGAGATAGAGGTTCTGAACCAAAATAGTCTCGGCGGAAGTCTTCCCTATCATACGGTTCTGTTTCCTCAGCATCATGCCGTTCATCCGTTGGTCCTCGAAGCCATGTACCGGTCGCACCATCACAGTTCGTCGGTTCCAGATCTACCTAAAATCCAAGTGCGGGCGTTACCGACCATGGTACCACTGCCACCGAACAGATTCTCCTCCACCACGTCCTCCACGTCGTCCTCTTCCTCTCAGGCTGCCGCGAGAGTCCCGAGTCCCTCGGGTGGCCAGCAACATCAGCCACAACAACAAAGTCACTCGAGTCAACAAccgcagcaacagcagcagcaacaacaacaagctTCCAATCTTCCACCTTACTCCATCAGCGTTCAAGCCGGTCTAAAGCCGAAGGACAGATACTCGTGCAAGTTTTGCGGCAAAGTGTTCCCCAGATCGGCGAACCTGACGCGGCACCTGAGGACGCACACCGGCGAGCAGCCGTACAAGTGCAAGTACTGCGAGAGAAGCTTCAGCATCTCTAGCAACCTTCAACGTCACGTCAGGAATATCCACAACAAGGAAAAACCGTTCAAGTGCCCGCTGTGCGAACGATGTTTCGGACAGCAGACCAACCTGGACAGACACTTGAAGAAACACGACGCCGATGGCCCAACGATACTGGACGAGGTTAGATCGAGGTACCACGGACAATTGCCGAGAGCGGACGAGTCTTACTTCGAAGAGATTCGCAGTTTCATGGGCAAGATCACCTCGCAGAGACAAGGAATACCGTACTTCCCTGGTCTGCTGGGTCATGGAGGGGACGATTTCAGGAACGACAAGCAACAACTTCAGCTGGAAGAGAAGAGAGGCGATTCTTCCTACTTCAGCGACAGGGATAACCTGAGCTCGAGGTCGAGCAGCACCGCCAGCAGACCCGAGAGCGTGCAAGAGGATCAACGAGAAGTTAATTCTCCGCCATTGTCCCCTGGAAATAACACTTGA